The Desulfuribacillus alkaliarsenatis nucleotide sequence GAGTTATTTCACCGACATATGGTATCTTATCAAGTGTTGTCAAATCTTGAGTTGACCACCGATATAAGACTTGATTAATACCAACGACGTCCTTTCCAAAACCTTCAAGAGCCTTGTAATGCTCTAGGGTGTTCTCACCTTGGCCTGTCTTATGCTTCTCTCCTGCAATAATAATTATTTTTTCACCTTTATATGAAGCTGAGCGTAGCGAACGTGAAGGTTCATCCACACTTAGATACATACCACCAGGGTAATCTTTTTCAGTTTTTACCGCTAAAGCGTATGAGCGTTCTGCATACATTCTGGTGAAATAAAAGCCTGTACCTTCATAGAAAGGGAAATGTGAGCAACATATTGCTTGACTAGCAGTAATGCTTTTCCCGTTAAGTGTAATAACCCTTACCCTATCGCCATCCTCATTAATATCTACGGCAGTAGTATGTTCATATATCTGAACCCCGTTACTTTCTAACAAAGTTACCAGTTTACTTAGGTATTTCAGCGGATGAAATTGAGCTTGGTCGTTCATTACCAAAGCATTTTTTATCTTAATATTAAACGGTATTTCAGTTACTAGCTTTCCTTCTATATGAAGCTTTTGGTATGCGTTCCACTCTTGCTGCAATTTTTTTGCATATTTATCTGTGGTTGCATATAGAAACGCATCTTCAATGCTATAATCACAATCTATATTGTGCTCCTCGATTATATTTTTAATGAAGTTAAAAGCTTCCATGTTAGCTTCGTAGTATAGCCTTGCAATACTTTGCCCGAAATGGCTTATAAATTCATCGTAAATAAGATCATGTTGTGCGGTTACTTTAGCTGTTGTGTGTCCTGTTGTTCCATTTAACAATCTGTCTGCGTCGATTAAGACTACCTTCTTGCCAGCATTAGACAGTAAATACGCAGCAGTAATTCCTGTAATGCCTCCACCAACAATTGCTACATCTGTTTCACAATCATCTTCTAACGGATTGAAAATGGGTAAACTTAACCCACCTCGCCAAAGCGGTTCTGGCCTTTCTGGTAGCTGACCTAAAGTCAATTTGTTCGTCAAAATTATCCCCCTCTTAAACAATTAATCTCGTACCAATATATACAGTTTTTGTTGTATTGTTTATTTTATCCAACTTACCTTTGAATACACCTATGCTCATTGCTTGCCTTTCTATTAATAAAAGCGTAATGTATATAAGGATAGTTTGTTAGATCAGACTATACTTTAGTGATAAGTAGTAGTTTTTTCGGAGGAAAATTGAATGTATCACGCAGAAACCTTGAGGGATAAGATTGTTTTATACCTTTCAATACTATGGCCAATTATGGTAACTCAATTGAGTTTGATAGCTATGAACTTGGTGGATACAATGATGTCAGGACGTGTAGGTACTGATGATTTAGCAGGGGTTGCAATTGGATCTAGCTTGTGGATGCCTGTTTTCACTGCTATTATAGGCATACTTTTAGCTGTCACTCCAATAGTCGCACAGCTAGCAGGAAGTATGCAGCATAACAAAATAGCTGCTGCTGTTATGCAATCTATGTATTTATCTGTTTTTCTGGCATTTCTCGTCATTTTGGGAGGGGCTGTATTTTTAGATTCAATCCTTACATACATGGACCTTGAGCCAGCAGTGCATCACATCGCCTTCCATTATTTAGTTGGTCTTTCAATCGGCATTGTGCCATTATTTTTGTCTAACGTATTGCGGAACTTTTTTGATGGACAAGGATTTACGAGAATAACAATGATGATTACTGTTATGGCAGTACCTTTTAATGTTCTATTGAATTATGGGTTGATTTTTGGTAATTTTGGCTTGCCAAGATTAGGCGGAATTGGTGCTGGCTACGCTACAGGACTAACTTATTGGATTATATTAATATTTAGCTTAATAATTGTATTTGTATTACCGAAAATTAAACGCTATCAGCTTTTTAGTAATTGGACTAAGCCATGCTGGAGGGCATGGAAGGAACAGCTTGCAATAGGGTTACCTATCGGACTTACTATATTCTTTGAAACCAGTATTTTTTCAGTAGTTACTTTAATCATTGGAATAATGTATACATCTGTAGTCGTAGCTGCTAACCAAGTCGCTCTAAGTTTTACATCGTTTATATTTATGATTCCGTTAAGTATTTCGATGGCTTTGACTATTGTAGTTGGTTATTCTATTGGTGGTAATAAGCTTGATAACGCTAAAGAATTCAGTATTATTGGTGTATTAGGTGGGTTGGCCTTCTCTACTTTAAGCGCGGCCTTTCTGTTCTTTTTTAGAGAATCGATTGCAGCTTTCTATACAGAAGACCCCGAAGTAATTGCTTTAGCAGGAAAGTTCTTTATCGTCGCCATGATTTTTCAGCTTTCCGATGCAGCCCAAGCTGGTTTACAGGGGGCACTGCGTGGTTATAAGGATGTACGTATTCCGTTTATGATAGCTTTTGTGTCCTATTGGATCATTGGCATTCCTGTAGGGTATTTGTTATCTGTATATACAGCATTAGGTCCTTATGGTTTATGGGTTGGAATCACTATGGGGCTAACATGTGCGGCGATTGGATTTTTGTATCGATTACGAATGGTTCAACGCAAATATACTAATATGTTAAATAGTTAACAAGGTGCTGTTCAAAGATGCTATCTAGGATTTTTCGTGTTACTTAAACTTTTTCGTGTGATTAATATTTTGTTTATCCGTTAATTCTTCAAAAATATTATCAGCTGGTTTTAACGGAGGATTTTGTTGAATTGGGAGCATCCCACCCATAAGTCTTTTAAATTCACCAACGGTTAGTGGCTTAGCGTCGGGCATTAATTCATAGCCAAATTGTCCATTAGGTTCAATGGTACCTATTTTAACATCTGACACCCTTGTAATTCCTTGTTGGCGTAGCTGGCTTTCTAGCTTATCTACTGTGATACGCAATGACTGTAAATTATCAGGAACCAACTGACCATTTTCAATTACGATTACAGCTTTTCCATGTATTATCTTTTCTATGACATTTATCTTTAACTGTAAATACTCCATTATTAATAGGATAGTTACAAAAACCGCTATAACAATTAATGTTCTTGGAACTGTATCTACATTAATAGGTTGAACAAAAATAGCACCCACAGCAATCATAATTACTGTTGTAGATAACGTTAACTGAGAGACAGATTTCCTCCCTATGATACGTAGCATAATGAAACCACCAATAAAGACAATAATAGCTTTCCAAATAAATTCCACATCCATAACGATACTGGCTCCTTTTATAGTAAGTTAACATTAAAACACAATAAATAATATTTCCATAGTTTGATTGTTTTATAAAAGCTTGTGTTTTTTGAAGGCATATACAAATGCCAGGTACACCTTAAATATACTTAAGGTGTACCTGGCATTAAATTGCTCTAGATTTATGTAGCTTATTCAGATTATTTACTAATGTCTTCTAATACTAATCTCTCAAGCTCTAAAGGCTCGATATATCTGTCACCCTTGTAGGCACGCATATTTCCACCAGAGATTTCATCGATGAGAGCGATTTGCTCGCCAATTCTACCAAATTCAAATTTGATATCGTACAGCTCAATACACTTGTCTGCTAAAGCTTCTTTTACAATACTACCAATCTGCTGTGTAAGCTCTTTTAGTGATTTGTACTCTTCCTTAGTTAAAATCCCTAGCATATCTAACGCGTCTTCAGATATAGGAGGATCCTGACGATCATCATCCTTAAGGGTAACTTCAACAAAGGCATCTAGTGGTTGCCCGTTTTCAACATATTTGCCGTATCTACGCAAGAAACTCCCCACTGCTCTATAACGACATATTACTTCCAGTCCACTGCCAAATACAGTCGCTGGCTTAACTTCCATTGTAGACTCTTCAATATTTGCATTTACATAATGTGTCGGAACATCTTTATCATTTAATAATTCAAAAAAGAATTTAGTTAAGCGTAGCCCTGCCTGTCCTGCTCCTTCAATTGTCAGCCCAACTGTGTTAGCTCCTGGATCGAACTTTCCATCTTCACCAGTAACATCATCTTTGAATTTCAGTAAAAAGTTGCCCGTTGGTAATTCATATACATCCTTTGTTTTTCCTTGATAAACCAATTTCATCGCTCTTATCTCCCTTGAAAGTTTTTATTTTTGTTGTCCTACATTATAGCAGCTTTATTAGCAAGATATCTAGTCAATTTCAGCCACTATGATTAATGGTGCCGATTCCTGTGGTTTGTATGTATCTTTTTTGAAGCTTCCATATAGCTGAATATTTTTAAATCCGCTTTCCTGTAATAATTGTACAAACTCAGATGACTTAATT carries:
- a CDS encoding FAD-dependent oxidoreductase, producing MLTNKLTLGQLPERPEPLWRGGLSLPIFNPLEDDCETDVAIVGGGITGITAAYLLSNAGKKVVLIDADRLLNGTTGHTTAKVTAQHDLIYDEFISHFGQSIARLYYEANMEAFNFIKNIIEEHNIDCDYSIEDAFLYATTDKYAKKLQQEWNAYQKLHIEGKLVTEIPFNIKIKNALVMNDQAQFHPLKYLSKLVTLLESNGVQIYEHTTAVDINEDGDRVRVITLNGKSITASQAICCSHFPFYEGTGFYFTRMYAERSYALAVKTEKDYPGGMYLSVDEPSRSLRSASYKGEKIIIIAGEKHKTGQGENTLEHYKALEGFGKDVVGINQVLYRWSTQDLTTLDKIPYVGEITRGKNRILVATGYRKWGMTNSTVAAMIIRDKILGTGNRYLELYQPSRFYIDPSLKNFFIENTDVVKHFLKGKLELPHKSLEQMENDEAIIIRVNGNRKGVYKDHYGKLHIVDTTCTHLGCEVNWNQGDRTWDCPCHGSRFSFNGAVIEGPAEKPLLKESFNMTDLLSEDKTGY
- a CDS encoding MATE family efflux transporter: MYHAETLRDKIVLYLSILWPIMVTQLSLIAMNLVDTMMSGRVGTDDLAGVAIGSSLWMPVFTAIIGILLAVTPIVAQLAGSMQHNKIAAAVMQSMYLSVFLAFLVILGGAVFLDSILTYMDLEPAVHHIAFHYLVGLSIGIVPLFLSNVLRNFFDGQGFTRITMMITVMAVPFNVLLNYGLIFGNFGLPRLGGIGAGYATGLTYWIILIFSLIIVFVLPKIKRYQLFSNWTKPCWRAWKEQLAIGLPIGLTIFFETSIFSVVTLIIGIMYTSVVVAANQVALSFTSFIFMIPLSISMALTIVVGYSIGGNKLDNAKEFSIIGVLGGLAFSTLSAAFLFFFRESIAAFYTEDPEVIALAGKFFIVAMIFQLSDAAQAGLQGALRGYKDVRIPFMIAFVSYWIIGIPVGYLLSVYTALGPYGLWVGITMGLTCAAIGFLYRLRMVQRKYTNMLNS
- a CDS encoding DUF421 domain-containing protein, encoding MLRIIGRKSVSQLTLSTTVIMIAVGAIFVQPINVDTVPRTLIVIAVFVTILLIMEYLQLKINVIEKIIHGKAVIVIENGQLVPDNLQSLRITVDKLESQLRQQGITRVSDVKIGTIEPNGQFGYELMPDAKPLTVGEFKRLMGGMLPIQQNPPLKPADNIFEELTDKQNINHTKKFK
- a CDS encoding phosphoribosylaminoimidazolesuccinocarboxamide synthase, producing the protein MKLVYQGKTKDVYELPTGNFLLKFKDDVTGEDGKFDPGANTVGLTIEGAGQAGLRLTKFFFELLNDKDVPTHYVNANIEESTMEVKPATVFGSGLEVICRYRAVGSFLRRYGKYVENGQPLDAFVEVTLKDDDRQDPPISEDALDMLGILTKEEYKSLKELTQQIGSIVKEALADKCIELYDIKFEFGRIGEQIALIDEISGGNMRAYKGDRYIEPLELERLVLEDISK